A DNA window from Primulina tabacum isolate GXHZ01 chromosome 12, ASM2559414v2, whole genome shotgun sequence contains the following coding sequences:
- the LOC142520856 gene encoding clathrin coat assembly protein AP180-like yields the protein MPSKLKKAIGAVKDQTSISLAKVVSSNTCSNLEVSVLKATTHDDVPIDDKYVSEVLQIVSSNKVHAAACARAIGKRIGRTRNWVVALKSLMLVLRIFQDADPYFPREVLHAMKRGAKILNLSGFRDDSNSSPWDFTAFVRTFALYLDERLECFLTGKLQRRYKNKELESWSYHRRQSRKANEPVHDMKPAMLVDKISYWQRLLDRAIGTRPTGAAKTNRLVHISVYAVVQESFELYKDISDGLSLLLDSFFHLQHQNCVSAFQACIKASKQYQELSSFYDLCKSIGVGRTSEYPSVQTISEELIETLQEFLKDQSSFSCNAKPANKLLLLPAPSTPSIASRSARHDSYGGQSEFSVATSGFSKRSSEFGSQCTSLEDLISATESGISPAISIDLEAYSDQFDKPSQRDDAFRISDSCSTRSLPVSNSMADLVSLSDWSEQDEKEQDLNQQEQNQPISLDYSISKNWELVLAETMSSTSACSSKTSNGDKLDAFIVQKTDADISKNGSELVLFDTAPSKNNHYNPFLQDLEPSSVQLSTTVAPKFQETPTFSAQNSNQESSFSHNENDPFNAFSGEHAFSTSTNQHNLQHEQQLWLQNQNKIIAKHMV from the coding sequence ATGCCAAGCAAGCTTAAGAAAGCAATTGGTGCAGTAAAAGATCAAACCAGCATCAGTCTTGCCAAGGTCGTCTCGAGCAATACTTGTTCGAATCTTGAAGTTTCGGTCCTCAAAGCCACAACACATGATGATGTCCCCATCGATGACAAATATGTTTCTGAAGTCCTGCAGATAGTGTCCTCCAACAAAGTCCATGCGGCTGCCTGCGCTCGAGCCATCGGGAAGCGAATAGGCCGGACCCGTAATTGGGTTGTGGCGTTAAAGTCGTTGATGCTCGTTCTTCGGATATTCCAAGATGCTGATCCATATTTCCCTAGAGAAGTCCTCCATGCAATGAAGAGAGGAGCCAAGATTCTCAACCTTTCGGGCTTCCGGGATGATTCCAATTCGAGTCCATGGGATTTCACCGCCTTTGTCCGTACGTTTGCTCTGTACCTCGATGAGCGTTTGGAGTGCTTTCTCACGGGGAAGCTTCAGCGAAGATATAAGAACAAGGAGCTGGAAAGTTGGAGCTACCATAGGAGACAAAGTCGCAAAGCTAACGAACCGGTCCATGACATGAAACCAGCGATGTTGGTCGATAAAATCTCGTATTGGCAACGTTTGCTTGATCGTGCTATTGGCACTAGGCCTACCGGTGCTGCGAAAACGAATCGCTTAGTGCATATTTCTGTGTATGCTGTGGTGCAAGAAAGTTTCGAGCTGTACAAAGACATTTCTGATGGGCTGTCCCTTCTTTTGGATAGTTTTTTCCATTTACAACATCAGAATTGTGTGTCTGCCTTTCAGGCATGTATCAAGGCTTCGAAGCAATACCAAGAACTAAGTTCTTTCTATGACTTGTGCAAAAGCATAGGCGTAGGGAGGACCTCGGAGTATCCGAGCGTGCAGACGATATCCGAGGAACTTATCGAGACActgcaagaattcttgaaaGACCAGTCTTCTTTTTCATGTAATGCGAAGCCCGCAAACAAGCTTCTGCTTCTCCCGGCTCCGTCAACTCCTAGTATTGCTTCGAGATCAGCACGACACGACAGCTACGGAGGGCAGTCAGAATTCTCGGTGGCAACAAGTGGATTCTCCAAGAGAAGTTCTGAATTCGGTTCACAATGTACCTCACTAGAAGACCTCATAAGCGCTACCGAGAGTGGGATAAGCCCTGCTATTTCCATTGATCTAGAGGCTTACTCAGATCAATTCGACAAACCTTCACAGAGGGACGACGCGTTTAGGATAAGTGACTCCTGTTCGACACGATCTTTGCCTGTCTCAAATTCAATGGCTGATTTAGTTTCGTTGAGCGACTGGTCCGAGCAGGACGAAAAGGAGCAAGATCTTAATCAGCAAGAGCAAAATCAGCCAATATCTTTGGATTATTCGATTTCAAAAAATTGGGAGCTCGTGCTCGCTGAAACTATGTCATCAACATCAGCGTGTTCATCAAAAACCTCAAATGGTGACAAGTTGGATGCCTTCATAGTACAAAAAACAGATGCAGATATTTCGAAAAACGGTTCAGAGCTTGTATTATTCGACACGGCCCCATCGAAGAACAATCACTACAATCCATTTCTACAGGATCTTGAACCATCAAGTGTGCAGCTATCTACAACAGTAGCTCCTAAATTTCAAGAAACTCCAACTTTTTCTGCACAGAATTCGAATCAAGAATCATCATTTTCACACAACGAGAACGATCCCTTCAATGCATTTTC